The following coding sequences are from one Xiphophorus couchianus chromosome 22, X_couchianus-1.0, whole genome shotgun sequence window:
- the kif20ba gene encoding kinesin-like protein KIF20B isoform X20 yields MTDSCLNQTDLRRLAEDGKNKLSAEFIPSPELPHSCMEDKEHLQVYLRIRPLTSAERSNGESQDCVAMETPDTVLLKPPSLSLLARLSSDKSLPQTGQRFQFSRVYGPETTQSELFEGTVKDLVKNVLEGENSLIFTYGITNSGKTFTFLGPDSEAEAGILPRALHLIFSSIGDNVFQGLSVKPHRCREFLALSRQQQADEALFKNSLLKQLRENEKSSSSLQNATSKTWFEAVCRVLEGLLSAGSTAPQPSTAAQDRIILDVKPNTKFSVWVSFCEIYNENILDLLEVAQSGALRRPALRLAQDANSNSYVKDLRWVQVSSAEEAFRVVKLGRRNQSFSSTRLNQLSSRSHSIFSIRILSVEDSDPPRVHTISELCLCDLAGSERCAKTQNKGERLKEAGNINASLLSLGKCIKALRYNQQAKLLQHIPFRESKLTHYLQGFFCGRGRACMIVNINQCASMYDETLNVLKFSAVAQKVVVLISRPLPAVASCSDSSSFRASGRRSAGWETSLEDVLEDEEEEEEEEEDSVMEDTMDQTTNGGEEEEVINKGMHEQQVALLRQLQVQLKMERSENLLLEARVREEISREFSELFSDMQKDYDERLVREREILEERGERRLEIFKNLVKNLSSAGCSSDSVTMDRFLSCQASELPGASHFSLGSGPTEKKPEDDQNHEHRADEAEEKKWLLLQLQEKSVQVAQLEQQLEDLKKKTELGSQNSSDRGKDKDQLQEALTALQKEQTKREELMAALEYQTLGKEEALASLQEERRAREEVQSALEESRRQQQEPRVAEQVEVQTAVHLQPAVEELEEKIQDQSYQIHVLTEELQQLKQLHTPVFSYSDGVDIQLWKEVSELSKRLEEEKKRSETKQKLIQQLDEERKQREAAIEQQVRELQRKLEEQEELRVQLESQREASNQEAEQLHLKLRLQQEAAEKLRDDLREAELHSNTASTSAEDLHRVNSDLRKEITSLKEEASSEMEQMRREKDRQLEEKLAEMERRSAEREAELLEELQEAERKVAALQENLHQSEQKVATLQEAEQKVATLQENLHQSEQKVATLLKNLHQSEQKVATLQEAEQKVATLQENLHQSEQKVATLQEAEQKVATLQENLHQSEQKVVTLQETLHQSEQKVATLQEAERKIATLQENLQESQQLAVTLQRKLQEVEQQVATLQEKLQETERREEEKNLAAQEVRRKEVERRQELLAVAHEALAEKDAELEKKAGEISRLKLEAQEEAQQVKSLRLELQRKEDDSSDLREKLADYRKQVQQVQKEVSAMRAEETALKQKLSDSEKTKKQLQSDLSSRDRTIQQLRAEQQDSKAAQLYQEACKELQAKQQVMEDMRLALTEQEETQQQMEQVLDDKMRLMQELSAEVEKLKGKLLEQNRGSGRPSDDLGLARDEASRAQQSLKVLTEKQQAERRKWQEEKLSLIGQAKEAEDKRNQEMRKFAEDRERYCRQQSLLESRLEEKEAAMESWRAERDTLVAALEVQLQKLLASQADKDKLIKELQQQSAASPAGANGGRRSLRVAELQAALVEKEAEIERLKENLQKNTAEQSDSSALAKKAKAEPLQPERRETRSSASSRGSSGFPSVLESSEVSTETGRTSRFPRPELEISFSPLQPNRLALRRQGDDSAVTVKISRTGRKRKSGEMEKSHIFRRTKRRTARQEEVETENRRNTRTKLTPKLSPRTEESATSQSSLRSRKDGTLQKIGDFLQRSPTVLGSGAKKMMSLVSGRVDAQSASSSSSSSSPLRLTTKRSRKKLYRPEISCPMEMPSHPIINQETKDGDGSQQIKLRLRSRVAKC; encoded by the exons ATGACTGACTCCTGCCTGAACCAGACTGACCTACGAAGACTCGCTGAAGATGGGAAAAATAAACTCTCAGCAGAGTTCATCCCCTCACCAGAACTACCG cATTCCTGCATGGAGGATAAAGAACACCTGCAGGTTTACCTCAGAATCCGACCCTTGACCTCAGCAGAAAGAAGCAATGGAGAGTCACAG gactgtgttgccatggaaaccccAGATACGGTTCTCCTGAAGCCTCCCAGTCTGTCCCTTTTGGCCCGGCTCAGCAGTGATAAATCCCTTCCTCAGACCGGCCAGCGCTTCCAGTTCTCCAGG GTTTACGGCCCAGAAACGACACAAAGTGAGCTGTTTGAAGGCACCGTCAAAGATCTGGTCAAAAATGTCCTGGAAGGAGAAAACTCTCTGATTTTCACCTATGGAATCACCAACTCTGGGAAGACCTTCACGTTCCTCG GTCCCGACTCTGAAGCTGAAGCTGGAATCCTGCCCCGGGCGCTGCACCTCATCTTCAGCAGCATCGGTGACAATGTGTTCCAGGGCCTGAGCGTCAAGCCGCACCGCTGCAGGGAGTTCCTGGCTCTGAGCCGCCAGCAGCAGGCCGACGAGGCGCTGTTCAAGAACAGCCTGCTCAAACAACTCAGAGAG aatgagaagagcagcagcagcctgcagAACGCGACCAGCAAGACTTGGTTTGAAG ctgtcTGTAGGGTTTTAGAAGGTCTGTTGTCTGCAGGCTCCACGGCGCCGCAGCCCAGTACTGCAGCCCAAGACAGAATCATCCTGGACGTCAAACCCAACACCAAGTTCTCCGTCTGGGTCTCCTTCTGTGAGATCTACAACGAGAACATCCTCGACCTCCTGGAGGTGGCACAGAGCGGGGCGCTGCGCAGGCCGGCTCTGCGGCTGGCACAGGACGCCAACAGCAACTCCTACGTGAAAG ATCTACGCTGGGTCCAGGTGAGCAGTGCTGAGGAGGCGTTCAGAGTGGTGAAACTGGGCCGGAGGAACCAGAGCTTCTCCTCCACCCGCCTCAACCAACTCTCCAGCAGGAG TCACAGCATCTTCTCCATCCGGATTCTGAGCGTAGAGGACAGCGACCCGCCCAGAGTCCACACCATCAGCGA GTTGTGTCTGTGTGACCTGGCTGGCTCCGAGCGATGTGCCAAGACTCAGAACAAAGGAGAGCGCCTGAAGGAGGCAGGAAACATCAACGCCTCACTGCTCAGCTTGGGGAAGTGCATCAAAGCTCTACGCTACAACCAGCAGGCCAA GCTGCTGCAGCACATTCCCTTCAGGGAGAGCAAGCTCACACACTACCTGCAGGGCTTCTTCTGCGGCCGGGGCAGAGCCTGCATGATTGTCAACATCAACCAGTGCGCCTCCATGTACGACGAGACCCTCAACGTCCTCAAGTTCTCCGCCGTGGCCCAGAAG GTGGTCGTCCTGATCTCCAGGCCGCTCCCTGCCGTCGCGTCCTGCAGTGACTCCTCCTCCTTCAGAGCCTCAGGGAGGAGGAGCGCCGGCTGGGAGACCAGTCTGGAGGACGTTctggaggatgaggaggaggaggaggaggaagaagaagacagtGTCATGGAGGACACTATGGATCAGACGACCAacggaggagaagaagaggaagtcATCAACAAAGGGATGCATGAG cagcaggtggcGCTGTTGAGGCAACTGCAGGTCCAGCTGAAGATGGAGCGCTCGGAGAACCTGCTGCTGGAGGCCCGGGTCAGAGAGGAGATCAGTCGCGAGTTCTCAGAGCTGTTCTCCGACATGCAGAAGGACTACGA tgagCGCCTGGTCAGGGAGAGGGAGATCCTGGAGGAGCGAGGTGAAAGGAGGCTGGAGATCTTCAAGAACCTGGTCAAGAACTTGTCCTCAGCTGGCTGCAGCTCGGACTCGGTCACCATG GACAGATTTCTGAGCTGTCAGGCCTCTGAGCTGCCAGGTGCATCTCACTTCAGCCTCGGATCCGGACCGACTGAAAAGAAACCTGAAGACGATCAGAACCACGAGCACAGAG ctgatgaagcagaagaaaagaaatggctTCTTCTTCAGCTCCAGGAAAAGTCAGTGCAGGTGGCCCAGttggagcagcagctggaggacctgaagaagaagacagaacTGGGCTCACAGAACAGCTCTGATCGAGGCAAAGATAAAGATCAGCTCCAG GAAGCTCTGACTGCGCTTCAGAAGGAGCAGACGAAGAGAGAGGAGCTGATGGCTGCGCTGGAGTACCAGACTCTGGGGAAGGAGGAGGCGCTGGCCTCCCTCCAGGAGGAGCGCAGAGCCAGGGAGGAGGTGCAGTCTGCTCTGGAGGAGAGCcggcggcagcagcaggagcCCCGAGTGGCGGAGCAGGTGGAGGTGCAGACTGCAGTCCACCTGCAGCCTgctgtggaggagctggaggagaagatCCAGGATCAGTCCTACCAGATCCACGTCCTcacagaggagctgcagcagctaaaGCAGCTGCACACGCCTGTTTTCTCTTACTCTGACGGCGTCGACATCCAGCTGTGGAAGGAAGTCTCTGAGCTCAGCAagaggctggaggaggagaagaagaggagcgAGACGAAGCAGAAACTCATCCAGCAGCTggatgaggagaggaaacaaagAGAGGCCGCAATAGAGCAGCAGGTCAGagagctgcagaggaagctTGAGGAGCAGGAAGAACTGCGAGTCCAGCTGGAATCCCAACGGGAAGCGTCCAATCAGGAAGCAGAGCAGCTGCATCTGAAGCTCAGActgcagcaggaagctgcagagaaactgagAGACGACCTGAGAGAAGCTGAGCTCCACAGCAACACCGCCTCAACCAGCGCTGAAGACCTGCACAGGGTGAACTCTGACCTCCGGAAGGAGATCACGTCCCTGAAGGAAGAGGCTTCCTCTGAGATGGAGCAGATGAGACGAGAGAAGGACCggcagctggaggagaagcTGGCTGAGATGGAGAGAAGATCTGCTGAGAGGGAAgcagagctgctggaggagctgcaggaagcAGAGCGAAAGGTCGCAGCCCTGCAGGAGAACCTGCATCAGTCAGAGCAAAAGGTTGCGACCCTGCAGGAAGCAGAGCAAAAGGTCGCGACCCTGCAGGAGAACCTGCATCAGTCAGAGCAAAAGGTTGCGACCCTGCTGAAGAATCTGCATCAGTCAGAGCAAAAGGTTGCGACCCTGCAGGAAGCAGAGCAAAAGGTCGCGACCCTGCAGGAGAACCTGCATCAGTCAGAGCAAAAGGTTGCGACCCTGCAGGAAGCAGAGCAAAAGGTCGCGACCCTGCAGGAGAACCTGCATCAGTCAGAGCAAAAGGTCGTGACCCTGCAGGAGACCCTGCATCAGTCAGAGCAAAAG GTCGCAACCCTGCAGGAGGCAGAACGAAAGATTGCAACCTTGCAGGAGAATCTGCAGGAGTCACAACAACTGGCCGTAACTCTGCAAAGGAAACTGCAGGAAGTTGAGCAACAGGTGGCGACCTTGCAGGAGAAGCTGCAGGAAACAGAGCGAcgggaggaggagaagaaccTTGCTGCCCAGGAAGTGAGGAGGAAGGAGGTGGAGCGGCGGCAGGAGCTGCTGGCTGTGGCTCATGAGGCCTTAGCTGAGAAGGATGCCGAGCTGGAGAAGAAAGCCGGGGAGATCAGCAG GCTGAAGCTGGAGGCTCAAGAGGAGGCGCAGCAGGTGAAGAGCCTCCGTCTGGAGCTTCAGAGGAAGGAGGATGACTCGTCCGACCTCAGAGAGAAGCTGGCTGACTACAGGAAGCAGGTCCAGCAGGTCCAGAAGGAG GTGTCGGCCATGAGAGCAGAGGAGACGGCCCTGAAGCAGAAGCTTTCTGACTCGGAAAAAACCAAGAAGCAGCTGCAGTCGGACCTGAGCAGCAGAGACAGAACCATCCAGCAGCTCAGAGCC GAGCAACAGGACTCTAAGGCTGCCCAGCTCTACCAGGAGGCCTGTAAAG agctgcaggCCAAGCAGCAGGTGATGGAGGACATGCGGCTGGCGCTGACGGAGCAGGAGGAGACGCAGCAGCAGATGGAGCAGGTCCTGGACGACAAGATGCGTCTGATGCAGGAGCTCTCTGCAG AGGTGGAGAAGCTGAAGGGGAAGCTGCTGGAGCAGAACAGAGGGTCCGGCCGACCTTCAGACGATCTCGGGCTGGCCAGAGACGAAGCTTCCCGAGCCCAGCAGAGCTTAAAG GTGTTGACAGAGAAACAGCAGGCTGAAcgcaggaagtggcaggaggagAAGCTGTCTCTGATTGGCCAGGCCAAAGAGGCAGAGGACAAGAGGAACCAAGAGATGAGGAAGTTTGCTGAAGACCGAGAGCGCTACTGTCGCCAGCAGAGCCTCCTG GAGTCCAGgctggaggagaaggaggcAGCCATGGAGAGCTGGAGGGCGGAGCGGGACACGCTGGTCGCCGCTCTGGAGGTACAGCTGCAGAAGCTGCTGGCCAGCCAGGCGGACAAAGACAAGCTCATcaaggagctgcagcagcagagcgcAGCATCACCAGCTGGG gcTAATGGTGGCCGTCGTTCTCTCAGAGTGGCAGAGCTGCAGGCAGCTCTAGTGGAGAAGGAAGCAGAGATCGAGCGGCTGAAGGAAAACCTccagaaaaacacagcagagcag aGTGACAGTTCTGCTCTGGCTAAGAAAGCAAAGGCTGAACCGCTGCAGCCAGAGAGGAGGGAGACAAGATCGTCTGCCAGCAGTCGG GGTTCGTCCGGCTTCCCCTCGGTGCTGGAGTCCTCCGAGGTTTCCACGGAAACGGGCCGGACGAGCCGCTTCCCCCGGCCGGAGTTGGAGATCTCGTTCAGCCCGCTGCAGCCCAACCGCCTGGCGCTGCGGCGGCAGGGCGACGACAGCGCCGTCACCGTCAAGATCAGCCGGACTGGACGCAAGAGGAAGAGCGGCGAGATGGAGAAG tctCACATTTTCAGGAGGACTAAGAGACGAACAGCACGCCAG GAGGAAGTGGAGACGGAGAACCGGAGGAACACCAGAACCAAACTCACACCAAAGCTGAGCCCACGGACAGAGGAG AGCGCTACCTCCCAGAGCAGCCTCCGCAGCAGGAAGGACGGCACGCTGCAGAAGATCGGAGACTTCCTGCAGAGGTCCCCGACCGTGCTGGGCTCTGGAG CCAAGAAGATGATGAGCCTGGTCAGCGGCCGTGTGGATGCCCAGtcagcctcttcctcctcttcctcctcttcccccCTCCGTTTGACGACCaagaggagcagaaagaaaCTCTACAGGCCTGAAATCTCCTGCCCCATGGAAATGCCCTCCCACCCG ATTATTAACCAGGAGACGAAGGACGGCGACGGCAGCCAGCAGATCAAGCTGCGCCTCCGCTCCAGAGTGGCTAAATGCTAG
- the kif20ba gene encoding kinesin-like protein KIF20B isoform X8 → MTDSCLNQTDLRRLAEDGKNKLSAEFIPSPELPHSCMEDKEHLQVYLRIRPLTSAERSNGESQDCVAMETPDTVLLKPPSLSLLARLSSDKSLPQTGQRFQFSRVYGPETTQSELFEGTVKDLVKNVLEGENSLIFTYGITNSGKTFTFLGPDSEAEAGILPRALHLIFSSIGDNVFQGLSVKPHRCREFLALSRQQQADEALFKNSLLKQLRENEKSSSSLQNATSKTWFEAVCRVLEGLLSAGSTAPQPSTAAQDRIILDVKPNTKFSVWVSFCEIYNENILDLLEVAQSGALRRPALRLAQDANSNSYVKDLRWVQVSSAEEAFRVVKLGRRNQSFSSTRLNQLSSRSHSIFSIRILSVEDSDPPRVHTISELCLCDLAGSERCAKTQNKGERLKEAGNINASLLSLGKCIKALRYNQQAKLLQHIPFRESKLTHYLQGFFCGRGRACMIVNINQCASMYDETLNVLKFSAVAQKVVVLISRPLPAVASCSDSSSFRASGRRSAGWETSLEDVLEDEEEEEEEEEDSVMEDTMDQTTNGGEEEEVINKGMHEQQVALLRQLQVQLKMERSENLLLEARVREEISREFSELFSDMQKDYDERLVREREILEERGERRLEIFKNLVKNLSSAGCSSDSVTMDRFLSCQASELPGASHFSLGSGPTEKKPEDDQNHEHRADEAEEKKWLLLQLQEKSVQVAQLEQQLEDLKKKTELGSQNSSDRGKDKDQLQEALTALQKEQTKREELMAALEYQTLGKEEALASLQEERRAREEVQSALEESRRQQQEPRVAEQVEVQTAVHLQPAVEELEEKIQDQSYQIHVLTEELQQLKQLHTPVFSYSDGVDIQLWKEVSELSKRLEEEKKRSETKQKLIQQLDEERKQREAAIEQQVRELQRKLEEQEELRVQLESQREASNQEAEQLHLKLRLQQEAAEKLRDDLREAELHSNTASTSAEDLHRVNSDLRKEITSLKEEASSEMEQMRREKDRQLEEKLAEMERRSAEREAELLEELQEAERKVAALQENLHQSEQKVATLQEAEQKVATLQENLHQSEQKVATLLKNLHQSEQKVATLQEAEQKVATLQENLHQSEQKVATLQEAEQKVATLQENLHQSEQKVVTLQETLHQSEQKVATLQENLHQSEQKVVNLQETLHQSEQKVATLQEAERKIATLQENLQESQQLAVTLQRKLQEVEQQVATLQEKLQETERREEEKNLAAQEVRRKEVERRQELLAVAHEALAEKDAELEKKAGEISRLKLEAQEEAQQVKSLRLELQRKEDDSSDLREKLADYRKQVQQVQKEVSAMRAEETALKQKLSDSEKTKKQLQSDLSSRDRTIQQLRAEQQDSKAAQLYQEACKELQAKQQVMEDMRLALTEQEETQQQMEQVLDDKMRLMQELSAEVEKLKGKLLEQNRGSGRPSDDLGLARDEASRAQQSLKVLTEKQQAERRKWQEEKLSLIGQAKEAEDKRNQEMRKFAEDRERYCRQQSLLESRLEEKEAAMESWRAERDTLVAALEVQLQKLLASQADKDKLIKELQQQSAASPAGANGGRRSLRVAELQAALVEKEAEIERLKENLQKNTAEQSDSSALAKKAKAEPLQPERRETRSSASSRGSSGFPSVLESSEVSTETGRTSRFPRPELEISFSPLQPNRLALRRQGDDSAVTVKISRTGRKRKSGEMEKSHIFRRTKRRTARQEEVETENRRNTRTKLTPKLSPRTEESATSQSSLRSRKDGTLQKIGDFLQRSPTVLGSGAKKMMSLVSGRVDAQSASSSSSSSSPLRLTTKRSRKKLYRPEISCPMEMPSHPIINQETKDGDGSQQIKLRLRSRVAKC, encoded by the exons ATGACTGACTCCTGCCTGAACCAGACTGACCTACGAAGACTCGCTGAAGATGGGAAAAATAAACTCTCAGCAGAGTTCATCCCCTCACCAGAACTACCG cATTCCTGCATGGAGGATAAAGAACACCTGCAGGTTTACCTCAGAATCCGACCCTTGACCTCAGCAGAAAGAAGCAATGGAGAGTCACAG gactgtgttgccatggaaaccccAGATACGGTTCTCCTGAAGCCTCCCAGTCTGTCCCTTTTGGCCCGGCTCAGCAGTGATAAATCCCTTCCTCAGACCGGCCAGCGCTTCCAGTTCTCCAGG GTTTACGGCCCAGAAACGACACAAAGTGAGCTGTTTGAAGGCACCGTCAAAGATCTGGTCAAAAATGTCCTGGAAGGAGAAAACTCTCTGATTTTCACCTATGGAATCACCAACTCTGGGAAGACCTTCACGTTCCTCG GTCCCGACTCTGAAGCTGAAGCTGGAATCCTGCCCCGGGCGCTGCACCTCATCTTCAGCAGCATCGGTGACAATGTGTTCCAGGGCCTGAGCGTCAAGCCGCACCGCTGCAGGGAGTTCCTGGCTCTGAGCCGCCAGCAGCAGGCCGACGAGGCGCTGTTCAAGAACAGCCTGCTCAAACAACTCAGAGAG aatgagaagagcagcagcagcctgcagAACGCGACCAGCAAGACTTGGTTTGAAG ctgtcTGTAGGGTTTTAGAAGGTCTGTTGTCTGCAGGCTCCACGGCGCCGCAGCCCAGTACTGCAGCCCAAGACAGAATCATCCTGGACGTCAAACCCAACACCAAGTTCTCCGTCTGGGTCTCCTTCTGTGAGATCTACAACGAGAACATCCTCGACCTCCTGGAGGTGGCACAGAGCGGGGCGCTGCGCAGGCCGGCTCTGCGGCTGGCACAGGACGCCAACAGCAACTCCTACGTGAAAG ATCTACGCTGGGTCCAGGTGAGCAGTGCTGAGGAGGCGTTCAGAGTGGTGAAACTGGGCCGGAGGAACCAGAGCTTCTCCTCCACCCGCCTCAACCAACTCTCCAGCAGGAG TCACAGCATCTTCTCCATCCGGATTCTGAGCGTAGAGGACAGCGACCCGCCCAGAGTCCACACCATCAGCGA GTTGTGTCTGTGTGACCTGGCTGGCTCCGAGCGATGTGCCAAGACTCAGAACAAAGGAGAGCGCCTGAAGGAGGCAGGAAACATCAACGCCTCACTGCTCAGCTTGGGGAAGTGCATCAAAGCTCTACGCTACAACCAGCAGGCCAA GCTGCTGCAGCACATTCCCTTCAGGGAGAGCAAGCTCACACACTACCTGCAGGGCTTCTTCTGCGGCCGGGGCAGAGCCTGCATGATTGTCAACATCAACCAGTGCGCCTCCATGTACGACGAGACCCTCAACGTCCTCAAGTTCTCCGCCGTGGCCCAGAAG GTGGTCGTCCTGATCTCCAGGCCGCTCCCTGCCGTCGCGTCCTGCAGTGACTCCTCCTCCTTCAGAGCCTCAGGGAGGAGGAGCGCCGGCTGGGAGACCAGTCTGGAGGACGTTctggaggatgaggaggaggaggaggaggaagaagaagacagtGTCATGGAGGACACTATGGATCAGACGACCAacggaggagaagaagaggaagtcATCAACAAAGGGATGCATGAG cagcaggtggcGCTGTTGAGGCAACTGCAGGTCCAGCTGAAGATGGAGCGCTCGGAGAACCTGCTGCTGGAGGCCCGGGTCAGAGAGGAGATCAGTCGCGAGTTCTCAGAGCTGTTCTCCGACATGCAGAAGGACTACGA tgagCGCCTGGTCAGGGAGAGGGAGATCCTGGAGGAGCGAGGTGAAAGGAGGCTGGAGATCTTCAAGAACCTGGTCAAGAACTTGTCCTCAGCTGGCTGCAGCTCGGACTCGGTCACCATG GACAGATTTCTGAGCTGTCAGGCCTCTGAGCTGCCAGGTGCATCTCACTTCAGCCTCGGATCCGGACCGACTGAAAAGAAACCTGAAGACGATCAGAACCACGAGCACAGAG ctgatgaagcagaagaaaagaaatggctTCTTCTTCAGCTCCAGGAAAAGTCAGTGCAGGTGGCCCAGttggagcagcagctggaggacctgaagaagaagacagaacTGGGCTCACAGAACAGCTCTGATCGAGGCAAAGATAAAGATCAGCTCCAG GAAGCTCTGACTGCGCTTCAGAAGGAGCAGACGAAGAGAGAGGAGCTGATGGCTGCGCTGGAGTACCAGACTCTGGGGAAGGAGGAGGCGCTGGCCTCCCTCCAGGAGGAGCGCAGAGCCAGGGAGGAGGTGCAGTCTGCTCTGGAGGAGAGCcggcggcagcagcaggagcCCCGAGTGGCGGAGCAGGTGGAGGTGCAGACTGCAGTCCACCTGCAGCCTgctgtggaggagctggaggagaagatCCAGGATCAGTCCTACCAGATCCACGTCCTcacagaggagctgcagcagctaaaGCAGCTGCACACGCCTGTTTTCTCTTACTCTGACGGCGTCGACATCCAGCTGTGGAAGGAAGTCTCTGAGCTCAGCAagaggctggaggaggagaagaagaggagcgAGACGAAGCAGAAACTCATCCAGCAGCTggatgaggagaggaaacaaagAGAGGCCGCAATAGAGCAGCAGGTCAGagagctgcagaggaagctTGAGGAGCAGGAAGAACTGCGAGTCCAGCTGGAATCCCAACGGGAAGCGTCCAATCAGGAAGCAGAGCAGCTGCATCTGAAGCTCAGActgcagcaggaagctgcagagaaactgagAGACGACCTGAGAGAAGCTGAGCTCCACAGCAACACCGCCTCAACCAGCGCTGAAGACCTGCACAGGGTGAACTCTGACCTCCGGAAGGAGATCACGTCCCTGAAGGAAGAGGCTTCCTCTGAGATGGAGCAGATGAGACGAGAGAAGGACCggcagctggaggagaagcTGGCTGAGATGGAGAGAAGATCTGCTGAGAGGGAAgcagagctgctggaggagctgcaggaagcAGAGCGAAAGGTCGCAGCCCTGCAGGAGAACCTGCATCAGTCAGAGCAAAAGGTTGCGACCCTGCAGGAAGCAGAGCAAAAGGTCGCGACCCTGCAGGAGAACCTGCATCAGTCAGAGCAAAAGGTTGCGACCCTGCTGAAGAATCTGCATCAGTCAGAGCAAAAGGTTGCGACCCTGCAGGAAGCAGAGCAAAAGGTCGCGACCCTGCAGGAGAACCTGCATCAGTCAGAGCAAAAGGTTGCGACCCTGCAGGAAGCAGAGCAAAAGGTCGCGACCCTGCAGGAGAACCTGCATCAGTCAGAGCAAAAGGTCGTGACCCTGCAGGAGACCCTGCATCAGTCAGAGCAAAAG GTCGCGACCCTGCAGGAGAACCTGCATCAGTCAGAGCAAAAGGTTGTGAACCTGCAGGAGACCCTGCATCAGTCAGAGCAAAAGGTCGCAACCCTGCAGGAGGCAGAACGAAAGATTGCAACCTTGCAGGAGAATCTGCAGGAGTCACAACAACTGGCCGTAACTCTGCAAAGGAAACTGCAGGAAGTTGAGCAACAGGTGGCGACCTTGCAGGAGAAGCTGCAGGAAACAGAGCGAcgggaggaggagaagaaccTTGCTGCCCAGGAAGTGAGGAGGAAGGAGGTGGAGCGGCGGCAGGAGCTGCTGGCTGTGGCTCATGAGGCCTTAGCTGAGAAGGATGCCGAGCTGGAGAAGAAAGCCGGGGAGATCAGCAG GCTGAAGCTGGAGGCTCAAGAGGAGGCGCAGCAGGTGAAGAGCCTCCGTCTGGAGCTTCAGAGGAAGGAGGATGACTCGTCCGACCTCAGAGAGAAGCTGGCTGACTACAGGAAGCAGGTCCAGCAGGTCCAGAAGGAG GTGTCGGCCATGAGAGCAGAGGAGACGGCCCTGAAGCAGAAGCTTTCTGACTCGGAAAAAACCAAGAAGCAGCTGCAGTCGGACCTGAGCAGCAGAGACAGAACCATCCAGCAGCTCAGAGCC GAGCAACAGGACTCTAAGGCTGCCCAGCTCTACCAGGAGGCCTGTAAAG agctgcaggCCAAGCAGCAGGTGATGGAGGACATGCGGCTGGCGCTGACGGAGCAGGAGGAGACGCAGCAGCAGATGGAGCAGGTCCTGGACGACAAGATGCGTCTGATGCAGGAGCTCTCTGCAG AGGTGGAGAAGCTGAAGGGGAAGCTGCTGGAGCAGAACAGAGGGTCCGGCCGACCTTCAGACGATCTCGGGCTGGCCAGAGACGAAGCTTCCCGAGCCCAGCAGAGCTTAAAG GTGTTGACAGAGAAACAGCAGGCTGAAcgcaggaagtggcaggaggagAAGCTGTCTCTGATTGGCCAGGCCAAAGAGGCAGAGGACAAGAGGAACCAAGAGATGAGGAAGTTTGCTGAAGACCGAGAGCGCTACTGTCGCCAGCAGAGCCTCCTG GAGTCCAGgctggaggagaaggaggcAGCCATGGAGAGCTGGAGGGCGGAGCGGGACACGCTGGTCGCCGCTCTGGAGGTACAGCTGCAGAAGCTGCTGGCCAGCCAGGCGGACAAAGACAAGCTCATcaaggagctgcagcagcagagcgcAGCATCACCAGCTGGG gcTAATGGTGGCCGTCGTTCTCTCAGAGTGGCAGAGCTGCAGGCAGCTCTAGTGGAGAAGGAAGCAGAGATCGAGCGGCTGAAGGAAAACCTccagaaaaacacagcagagcag aGTGACAGTTCTGCTCTGGCTAAGAAAGCAAAGGCTGAACCGCTGCAGCCAGAGAGGAGGGAGACAAGATCGTCTGCCAGCAGTCGG GGTTCGTCCGGCTTCCCCTCGGTGCTGGAGTCCTCCGAGGTTTCCACGGAAACGGGCCGGACGAGCCGCTTCCCCCGGCCGGAGTTGGAGATCTCGTTCAGCCCGCTGCAGCCCAACCGCCTGGCGCTGCGGCGGCAGGGCGACGACAGCGCCGTCACCGTCAAGATCAGCCGGACTGGACGCAAGAGGAAGAGCGGCGAGATGGAGAAG tctCACATTTTCAGGAGGACTAAGAGACGAACAGCACGCCAG GAGGAAGTGGAGACGGAGAACCGGAGGAACACCAGAACCAAACTCACACCAAAGCTGAGCCCACGGACAGAGGAG AGCGCTACCTCCCAGAGCAGCCTCCGCAGCAGGAAGGACGGCACGCTGCAGAAGATCGGAGACTTCCTGCAGAGGTCCCCGACCGTGCTGGGCTCTGGAG CCAAGAAGATGATGAGCCTGGTCAGCGGCCGTGTGGATGCCCAGtcagcctcttcctcctcttcctcctcttcccccCTCCGTTTGACGACCaagaggagcagaaagaaaCTCTACAGGCCTGAAATCTCCTGCCCCATGGAAATGCCCTCCCACCCG ATTATTAACCAGGAGACGAAGGACGGCGACGGCAGCCAGCAGATCAAGCTGCGCCTCCGCTCCAGAGTGGCTAAATGCTAG